The sequence GGCGTCTCCGGGTACACACGGCGCGTCACCATGCCTTCCGCTTCGAGCTCCTTCAACCGCTCGGACAGCAGCCGGTCGTGCAGTCCGGGCACCGCGCCGCGCAGTGCGGTGAACCGCTGAGGCCCGTCCATCAAGAGCTGCACGATCGCACCGGTCCAGCGCTTGCCGACGAGTTCGATCGTCTTGTGAAACTTGGGACAAATCTCCCCGAGTGCCTGCGGGGAGGCTCCCACGCCCTCGTGACCGGCACGCCGCAGCGTTTTCGTCGCCATCGCCCCTCTAGGCTAACACAAAATAAGGTACTTGACAACAGTAAGGCAGTGGAGTATTATGCTTATGAAACAGAAGTAACATACATAGAGGTAGCAGCGGCGCGCGGAGACACGAAGCCGCTGGGAAGAATCCAAAACGGGAAGCGGAAAGTGAGGGAGTCGTGATGGACCTCGGCCTCTTGATCATTCGG comes from bacterium and encodes:
- a CDS encoding helix-turn-helix domain-containing protein, which produces MATKTLRRAGHEGVGASPQALGEICPKFHKTIELVGKRWTGAIVQLLMDGPQRFTALRGAVPGLHDRLLSERLKELEAEGMVTRRVYPETPVHIEYALTEKGRALEKVFAELHRWADRWIAAPPAAAPPARR